The uncultured Desulfuromonas sp. genome has a segment encoding these proteins:
- a CDS encoding substrate-binding domain-containing protein, translating to MKIILTLLLLCGIISAAQASDGLTFAESVAMNSISFRGGLHKPVKVTTIYPDQQTSDYWRRNLISMTTRLEELNIRYQWQHFSSQPHQTRLQEQQLAKALQSNPDFLVINSDSPRIRKLLGRVLYRGTPKVIITNQTIANPQWQHYPPLLYTGFDHEEGSRLLAGYLFDTYGHDARYAIICGTRGQVSELRTRGFHQIAVDRHAPPALAEYFTDQSPDRIYQATMEILNSYNDLDFIFCTATDIALQTCRALDDLGRKGTVAVNGWGGGTDELTALQHGDLAVTVMRMNDDSGVSIAEAIKFVLEDRQEQIPRQFSGEMKLLAAPNFDQINGLRKQAFRYSEAQ from the coding sequence ATGAAAATCATCCTGACACTCCTGTTGCTATGTGGCATCATCAGCGCGGCGCAGGCATCTGACGGTCTGACTTTTGCTGAAAGTGTCGCGATGAATTCTATTTCATTTCGCGGCGGTCTCCACAAACCGGTTAAAGTCACGACGATTTATCCTGACCAGCAAACATCCGATTATTGGCGGCGCAACCTGATCAGCATGACGACCCGTCTGGAAGAGCTCAACATTCGCTATCAATGGCAGCACTTCTCAAGTCAACCGCATCAAACCCGACTTCAGGAGCAGCAATTGGCCAAGGCATTACAGTCCAACCCGGACTTTCTGGTTATCAACAGTGACTCACCCCGGATCAGAAAGCTGCTTGGCCGTGTGCTTTATCGTGGCACTCCCAAAGTCATTATTACCAATCAGACCATTGCCAACCCGCAGTGGCAGCACTATCCCCCACTGCTTTACACCGGCTTTGACCATGAAGAAGGATCACGGCTGTTGGCCGGCTACCTGTTTGACACGTATGGCCATGATGCACGCTATGCCATTATCTGTGGGACCAGGGGGCAGGTCAGTGAGCTCAGAACACGCGGCTTTCATCAGATTGCGGTGGATCGCCACGCTCCGCCGGCGCTGGCGGAATATTTTACCGACCAAAGCCCGGACAGGATTTACCAGGCAACCATGGAGATACTCAACAGTTATAACGATCTGGATTTTATTTTCTGCACCGCGACGGATATTGCGTTGCAGACCTGTCGTGCCCTTGACGACCTGGGCAGAAAAGGCACCGTGGCCGTCAACGGCTGGGGTGGTGGCACAGACGAACTGACCGCGTTGCAGCACGGCGACCTCGCCGTGACGGTCATGCGGATGAATGATGATAGTGGTGTTTCGATTGCCGAAGCCATCAAGTTTGTGCTTGAAGACCGGCAAGAACAGATTCCCCGACAATTCAGCGGCGAAATGAAACTTCTCGCCGCACCGAATTTCGATCAAATCAATGGTCTCAGAAAACAAGCGTTTCGCTACTCGGAGGCGCAATGA
- a CDS encoding multiheme c-type cytochrome, whose amino-acid sequence MNRLLRSSYTVLLTMLLAVGTATTTFAQPSVISDDTQECLGCHTMVTPGIVADWQKSRHSHTTPQQALALPEIERRMSTAQVDEALSGLVIGCAECHTMNTDQHAQDRFEHNGFVIHTVVSPSDCATCHPVEVEDFSHNLMSQAYANLMDNPVYKIMVDNTNGLATFNGASFHHEGADDMSNADSCLACHGTIVQVTGKETRETDMGDMDFPTLSNWPNAGVGRINPDGSKGACASCHMRHQFSIEVARKPYTCAECHKGPDVPAYKVYSVSVHGNIQKSVDKYWDYKAVPWTVGKDFTAPTCAACHVSELVNSDGEVLAKRSHRMTDRLPWRIFGLPYAHPHPINADTTTIVNKGGLTLPTELTGEPVSSALISADEMAVRTTNMKNVCSGCHAQQWVDGHFDRLDRSIETSNHMTLQATKVLSTAWEEGLAQGLPQGANPFDEALEMKWIEQWLFYGNSVRFATAMGGVDYGVFADGRWTQAKNLQEMADYLKFLRAGQEKK is encoded by the coding sequence ATGAATCGTTTGCTGCGCTCGTCTTACACAGTTTTGCTGACAATGCTCCTTGCTGTGGGAACCGCAACGACAACCTTTGCTCAACCCAGTGTCATCAGTGACGACACTCAGGAATGTCTCGGCTGCCACACGATGGTAACGCCGGGCATTGTTGCCGACTGGCAAAAAAGCCGCCACTCACACACCACACCACAACAGGCTCTGGCTCTGCCGGAGATCGAGCGACGCATGTCAACGGCTCAGGTTGACGAAGCGCTCAGCGGACTCGTCATCGGCTGTGCCGAATGTCATACCATGAATACGGATCAGCATGCACAGGACCGTTTTGAGCACAACGGTTTCGTCATCCACACCGTAGTTTCACCCAGCGACTGTGCCACCTGCCATCCAGTGGAAGTGGAAGACTTTTCCCACAACCTCATGTCCCAGGCTTACGCCAACCTGATGGACAATCCCGTCTATAAGATCATGGTCGACAACACCAATGGTCTGGCAACCTTCAACGGAGCGAGCTTTCATCATGAAGGTGCCGATGACATGAGCAACGCCGACTCCTGTCTGGCGTGCCACGGTACAATTGTCCAGGTGACCGGCAAAGAAACACGTGAAACCGATATGGGCGACATGGACTTTCCGACGTTAAGCAACTGGCCCAATGCCGGCGTCGGTCGCATCAACCCCGACGGCAGCAAGGGAGCTTGCGCGTCCTGTCATATGCGTCATCAATTCTCCATTGAAGTGGCGCGCAAACCCTACACCTGTGCGGAATGTCATAAAGGACCGGATGTCCCGGCCTATAAAGTCTATTCCGTCAGCGTTCACGGCAACATCCAGAAATCCGTGGACAAATACTGGGATTACAAAGCGGTCCCCTGGACCGTCGGTAAAGACTTCACCGCCCCGACCTGTGCCGCCTGCCATGTCAGCGAACTGGTCAACAGCGATGGAGAGGTGCTTGCCAAGCGCTCCCACCGTATGACCGACCGTTTGCCGTGGCGTATTTTCGGCCTGCCCTATGCCCATCCGCATCCGATTAACGCCGACACAACCACCATTGTCAACAAAGGCGGCCTGACTCTGCCCACGGAGCTGACCGGCGAGCCGGTTTCATCGGCGTTGATCTCTGCCGATGAAATGGCGGTACGCACCACCAACATGAAAAACGTCTGCTCCGGTTGTCATGCACAGCAATGGGTGGACGGTCACTTCGACCGCCTTGATCGCTCGATTGAGACGTCAAATCATATGACTCTTCAGGCAACCAAGGTTCTCAGCACCGCCTGGGAAGAGGGCTTGGCCCAAGGTCTTCCGCAGGGAGCCAACCCGTTTGACGAAGCTCTGGAAATGAAATGGATCGAGCAGTGGCTGTTCTATGGCAACTCGGTGCGTTTCGCCACAGCCATGGGTGGCGTTGATTATGGTGTCTTTGCCGATGGTCGCTGGACCCAGGCGAAGAATCTGCAAGAAATGGCAGATTATCTGAAGTTCCTGCGCGCCGGGCAGGAAAAGAAATAG